A stretch of the Polaribacter pacificus genome encodes the following:
- a CDS encoding ABC transporter ATPase translates to MFVDYSEISEDAKVWVYPSSRKFYPKELEPIEEKIQQFIAGWKADDENFKASYKFVHQRFIILVADTENSPLSISEIDASVAFIIALQEEFGVELLDKMNVCFKQGEFVQYKELKEFKKLLKNKAVTAKTIVFDNLINTKHDLENHWEISIEESWYGRFLKK, encoded by the coding sequence ATGTTTGTAGATTATAGTGAGATTTCTGAAGATGCCAAGGTTTGGGTGTATCCTTCTAGCCGAAAATTTTATCCTAAAGAACTTGAGCCTATCGAAGAAAAGATTCAGCAATTTATTGCAGGATGGAAAGCAGACGATGAAAACTTTAAGGCGTCTTATAAGTTTGTCCATCAGCGATTTATCATTTTAGTCGCAGATACAGAAAATTCACCCTTAAGTATTTCTGAGATTGATGCTTCTGTAGCATTTATCATTGCGCTTCAAGAAGAGTTTGGCGTAGAACTTTTAGACAAAATGAACGTCTGTTTTAAACAGGGCGAGTTTGTACAATACAAAGAGCTAAAAGAATTTAAAAAACTACTTAAAAACAAAGCAGTTACTGCTAAAACAATTGTTTTTGATAATCTAATCAATACCAAGCACGATCTGGAGAACCATTGGGAAATTTCGATTGAAGAGAGTTGGTATGGACGTTTTTTAAAAAAATAA
- a CDS encoding thioredoxin family protein → MKQLFKESLAKSMDYASYRKLVLDLLEAGKSTGPTQSDDLYNYSKLNNARMHRLDQKTRLTPETEEALKFMKEPQTWLVITEGWCGDAAQILPVINAMSAMSHQIDLRIVLRDENPELMAQFLTNGSMSIPKMIVLDKSSALLNSWGPRPSVATKMVNDYKAKHGSLDAAFKKELQLWYNKDKGVSIQQDLIEFVK, encoded by the coding sequence ATGAAACAGTTATTTAAAGAAAGTTTAGCTAAGAGCATGGACTATGCCAGCTATCGGAAATTGGTTTTAGATTTGTTAGAGGCAGGCAAATCTACCGGGCCAACTCAGTCTGATGATTTGTATAATTACAGCAAACTAAACAATGCAAGAATGCATCGTTTAGATCAGAAGACTAGGTTAACTCCAGAGACAGAAGAAGCCCTAAAATTTATGAAAGAGCCTCAGACTTGGTTAGTGATTACAGAAGGTTGGTGTGGAGATGCAGCACAGATATTACCCGTAATCAATGCTATGAGTGCTATGAGCCATCAAATAGATCTTAGGATAGTCCTAAGAGATGAGAATCCAGAGTTGATGGCTCAGTTTTTAACCAATGGGTCTATGTCAATTCCAAAAATGATTGTTTTAGACAAGAGTAGTGCATTGCTCAACTCTTGGGGGCCAAGACCCTCAGTGGCTACTAAAATGGTTAATGATTATAAAGCGAAACACGGAAGTTTAGATGCTGCGTTTAAAAAAGAGTTACAGCTTTGGTATAACAAAGACAAAGGAGTTTCTATACAACAAGATCTAATAGAATTTGTAAAATAG
- a CDS encoding nuclear transport factor 2 family protein, whose amino-acid sequence MKKTLLFLICCLSLLACQQNKTVNSSQKELIKKNIKTVLDDWHLAAANANFEAYFESLDSSAVYIGTDVTEVWTKEQFSKFSKPYFDRGSAWAFKAVERNIYTNNDATVVWFDEILDTWMGFCRGSGVLEQVAGEWKIKQYVLSMTVPNDGTNEIIKVKKKKEKY is encoded by the coding sequence ATGAAAAAAACACTACTTTTTCTTATATGCTGCTTAAGCTTACTGGCTTGTCAGCAAAATAAAACAGTCAATTCTAGCCAAAAAGAATTGATTAAAAAGAATATAAAAACTGTCTTAGACGATTGGCATTTGGCTGCAGCAAACGCAAATTTCGAAGCCTATTTTGAGAGCTTAGACAGCTCTGCTGTGTACATCGGAACTGATGTTACAGAGGTCTGGACCAAAGAACAGTTTAGTAAATTTAGCAAACCCTATTTTGATAGAGGTTCTGCCTGGGCATTTAAAGCTGTTGAAAGGAACATTTATACAAACAATGACGCTACTGTGGTTTGGTTTGATGAAATATTAGACACCTGGATGGGTTTTTGTAGAGGCTCTGGCGTGTTAGAACAAGTTGCTGGTGAGTGGAAAATAAAACAGTATGTCCTTTCTATGACCGTTCCAAATGATGGAACTAATGAAATAATCAAAGTAAAAAAGAAAAAAGAAAAATACTAA
- a CDS encoding undecaprenyl-diphosphate phosphatase → MDYIEAIVLGIIQGLTEFLPVSSSGHLELAKAILGDTSVPEESLTFTVVLHFATALSTLVVFRKEVAEIFKGLFQFKWNDETEFSLKIIASMIPAVVIGLLFEKELESFFGGQILLVGFMLLVTALLLLLADKAKKTDKKVSFTNAVIIGISQAIAMLPGISRSGATISTSVLLGVDRNKAARFSFLMVVPLIVGKIAKDLLSGDINFKSAEILPMSVGFLAAFIAGLFACTWMISLVKKSKLSYFAIYCAVVGVVAIGYSLMN, encoded by the coding sequence ATGGATTATATCGAAGCAATTGTTCTTGGAATCATTCAAGGACTAACTGAGTTTTTACCCGTTTCTTCTAGTGGACATTTAGAGCTGGCAAAAGCTATTTTAGGCGATACTTCTGTGCCAGAAGAAAGTCTCACTTTTACGGTTGTTTTGCATTTTGCAACCGCCTTAAGCACCCTCGTTGTATTTAGAAAAGAGGTTGCAGAAATTTTTAAAGGCTTGTTCCAATTTAAATGGAATGATGAAACTGAATTTTCTTTAAAAATTATTGCTTCAATGATTCCTGCAGTGGTTATTGGTTTGCTTTTCGAAAAAGAATTGGAGTCCTTTTTTGGAGGACAGATATTACTGGTGGGTTTTATGTTGCTAGTAACTGCTCTTTTGTTATTATTGGCTGATAAGGCAAAAAAAACAGACAAAAAAGTATCTTTTACAAATGCAGTAATTATTGGTATTTCGCAAGCCATAGCAATGCTTCCAGGCATCTCTAGATCTGGGGCAACAATTTCTACCTCTGTATTATTAGGCGTTGATAGGAATAAGGCTGCACGTTTTTCTTTTTTAATGGTTGTACCCTTAATTGTCGGTAAAATTGCCAAAGATTTATTGAGTGGAGATATCAATTTTAAGAGTGCAGAAATTTTACCCATGTCCGTAGGGTTTTTAGCCGCATTTATTGCTGGTTTATTTGCCTGTACTTGGATGATTTCTTTAGTTAAAAAAAGTAAACTATCATATTTTGCAATCTATTGTGCCGTTGTTGGTGTTGTTGCAATTGGTTATTCTTTAATGAATTAG
- a CDS encoding DUF3098 domain-containing protein codes for MNSKNNSEKPVFLFEKRNYIIMLIGLAFIALGFILMAGGGSDDPEVFNPEIYNWQRIRLAPTLVIVGLGIQIYAIFAKPKK; via the coding sequence ATGAATTCTAAAAACAACTCCGAGAAACCTGTTTTTCTTTTTGAAAAGAGAAACTACATCATTATGCTAATTGGCCTTGCTTTTATTGCTTTAGGATTTATCCTAATGGCTGGTGGCGGAAGTGATGATCCTGAGGTTTTTAATCCAGAAATATACAACTGGCAACGTATTCGATTGGCTCCAACACTAGTAATTGTTGGGTTGGGGATTCAGATTTATGCCATTTTTGCAAAACCTAAAAAATAA
- the truB gene encoding tRNA pseudouridine(55) synthase TruB has protein sequence MTGEDYKNGQILLIDKPLNWTSFQAVNKIRWHIRQRFNIKKIKVGHAGTLDPLATGLLIICTGKQTKNINEYQGQVKEYTGTITVGATTPSFDLETEINQRFETAHITDDLIYDTCKKFIGIIQQQPPIFSALKKDGKRLYELARKGETTETTEIASRSVEISEFEITKKALPEIEFRVVCSKGTYIRSLAFDFGKALQSGAHLTALRRTKIGDFSVDKAENIEQFISRLDAN, from the coding sequence ATGACTGGAGAAGATTATAAAAATGGCCAAATACTATTGATTGACAAACCACTAAATTGGACATCTTTTCAGGCTGTAAATAAAATTCGTTGGCATATCAGACAACGTTTTAACATCAAAAAAATAAAAGTTGGCCATGCAGGAACTTTAGATCCGCTTGCCACAGGCTTGTTGATTATTTGCACAGGCAAGCAGACCAAAAACATTAATGAGTATCAAGGTCAGGTAAAAGAATATACCGGAACCATCACTGTTGGTGCTACCACCCCAAGCTTTGATTTAGAAACCGAAATTAACCAACGTTTTGAGACTGCTCACATTACAGATGACTTAATTTATGATACCTGTAAAAAGTTTATTGGAATCATACAACAGCAACCTCCTATTTTTTCGGCCTTAAAAAAAGACGGAAAGCGCTTATATGAGCTAGCTAGAAAAGGTGAGACCACTGAGACTACAGAAATAGCAAGTAGATCTGTAGAAATATCAGAATTTGAAATTACCAAAAAAGCACTTCCTGAAATTGAATTTAGAGTGGTGTGTAGCAAAGGGACCTATATTCGTTCTTTGGCTTTTGACTTTGGGAAAGCACTCCAGTCTGGAGCACATTTAACCGCATTGCGAAGAACCAAAATAGGCGATTTTTCTGTAGATAAAGCCGAAAATATAGAGCAATTTATTAGCCGATTAGACGCTAATTAA
- a CDS encoding regulatory protein RecX: MQQKKYFSIEEITRKLERYCVYQDRCHQEIEKKLSEFTLIPEARDQIIFHLLEHNFLNEERFSKSFARGKFNIKKWGKTIIVNELKRREVSAYNIKTALNEIDEETYLKTLYELAEKRHQLRKEKDWYAHKKKLVDFLIRKGYEYDLIFKVVDELLNDSKP; the protein is encoded by the coding sequence ATGCAACAAAAAAAATATTTTTCGATAGAAGAGATCACTAGAAAACTAGAAAGATATTGTGTATATCAAGATAGATGTCATCAAGAGATAGAGAAGAAACTCAGTGAATTTACACTTATACCAGAAGCAAGGGATCAAATTATTTTTCATTTACTGGAGCATAATTTTTTAAATGAAGAACGCTTTTCAAAAAGCTTTGCAAGGGGCAAATTCAATATAAAAAAATGGGGGAAAACTATAATTGTCAATGAATTAAAAAGGCGCGAAGTTTCTGCCTACAATATTAAAACTGCTCTCAATGAAATTGATGAAGAGACTTACCTAAAAACACTCTATGAGCTTGCAGAAAAACGCCATCAACTACGGAAAGAAAAAGATTGGTATGCCCATAAAAAGAAGCTTGTTGATTTCTTAATCAGGAAAGGCTATGAGTATGATTTAATTTTTAAGGTGGTTGATGAGCTTTTAAATGATAGCAAACCTTAG
- a CDS encoding ABC transporter permease, which produces MNFPLYIAKRYLVAKSSKNAINIITVIASFGVIVGTLALFIILSGFSGFRLFTNSMLQSSDPDIKISAVKGKSFLYTDQVSQILKEQPEILASTQVVEERVFLQYKERDHISYIKGVGTNYTDVTRVDSTLSVGQWLDPDFLNSAVIGYGISEKLSMGVLSFGEPLYIRVPKPGTNYITSQRAAFNEVSAQIVGVYSGLEEFANKYVFVDLSLARKLLNYSENQLTAIEVKIKEGVDPENFAEKLQSQLGSSLKVETRIQFNALTYQVLNTESLISYLVFTLIIMIALFNVIGAIIMMIIDKKENLKTLFSLGVTLKEIKRIFVFQGFLLTLFGLSVGLFLGISLVLLQKQFSFFMITTSIPYPVAFNFYNVFLVAITILILGYLAARIASSSISKNFIES; this is translated from the coding sequence TTGAACTTTCCACTCTACATTGCAAAACGCTATTTGGTAGCCAAAAGCAGTAAAAATGCCATCAACATTATTACTGTTATTGCTTCGTTTGGTGTTATCGTAGGAACACTAGCCTTGTTTATTATTTTGTCGGGATTTTCTGGTTTTCGTCTGTTTACAAACTCCATGCTTCAAAGCTCTGATCCAGACATAAAAATTTCTGCAGTGAAAGGAAAATCTTTTCTCTACACTGATCAGGTTTCGCAAATTTTAAAAGAACAACCAGAAATTTTAGCCAGCACTCAGGTAGTAGAAGAACGTGTTTTTTTACAGTATAAAGAGCGAGATCACATTTCATATATTAAAGGAGTCGGTACAAATTATACCGATGTAACCCGTGTAGATTCTACCTTATCGGTAGGTCAATGGCTGGATCCTGATTTTTTAAATTCGGCAGTGATCGGTTATGGGATTTCTGAAAAACTCTCTATGGGTGTGCTTAGTTTTGGAGAACCCTTATATATTAGAGTACCCAAACCAGGAACTAATTATATTACCAGTCAAAGAGCTGCTTTTAATGAGGTAAGCGCACAAATCGTAGGCGTGTACTCTGGCTTGGAAGAGTTTGCAAATAAATATGTTTTTGTTGATTTGAGCTTGGCGAGAAAACTACTTAACTATTCAGAAAATCAATTGACTGCCATAGAGGTTAAGATTAAAGAAGGTGTAGACCCAGAAAATTTTGCAGAAAAACTTCAAAGCCAATTAGGCAGTTCGTTAAAAGTAGAAACAAGGATTCAATTTAATGCCTTAACCTATCAGGTACTCAATACAGAAAGCCTTATATCATATTTGGTTTTTACCTTGATCATTATGATTGCCTTGTTTAATGTTATCGGAGCCATTATTATGATGATTATTGATAAAAAAGAAAACCTAAAAACCTTATTTAGTCTTGGTGTTACTCTAAAAGAGATCAAGCGAATTTTTGTATTTCAAGGCTTTTTACTCACCTTATTTGGCTTGTCTGTAGGCTTGTTTTTAGGAATCTCCTTAGTCTTGCTCCAAAAGCAGTTTTCTTTTTTTATGATTACCACCTCCATTCCGTATCCAGTAGCATTTAATTTTTACAATGTTTTTTTGGTTGCCATAACCATTTTAATTCTGGGTTATCTCGCTGCTCGCATTGCCAGCAGCAGCATTTCTAAAAACTTTATAGAGTCGTAA
- a CDS encoding cell division protein FtsX yields MASSFDKYQKRRLRSSYFSVVISIALVLFMVGVLGLVLLKSTSVANLFKEKVAMTLFLKDKVSNKQIETLKASLQKEPFTRRIIYTSKAQAAKAHSKELGEDFLTFLGTNPLKNGLELYLNAEFVTPEKMAEIEKRFQKNAFVEEVSYDKPLISLLTKNIQKISFWLLIISAFFGLVSMILINSAIRLSVYSKRFNIKTMQMVGATKSFIRKPFIWQAIKLGLIGALVAIIGLGLTIYYANQYIPSLHLLSDYLLLAYLFGGVVLASFIITWLSTYLATQRFLNLQTDELYY; encoded by the coding sequence ATGGCTAGTTCTTTTGATAAATATCAAAAACGCAGATTGCGCTCTTCCTATTTTTCTGTAGTGATTAGTATCGCTTTGGTCTTGTTTATGGTGGGTGTTTTAGGGTTGGTATTGCTAAAATCTACCAGTGTTGCCAATCTCTTTAAAGAAAAAGTTGCCATGACTTTGTTTTTAAAAGACAAGGTGTCTAACAAGCAAATTGAAACACTAAAAGCTTCTTTGCAAAAAGAACCCTTTACTAGAAGAATCATTTATACCTCAAAAGCACAAGCTGCAAAAGCACATAGCAAAGAATTGGGAGAGGATTTTTTAACTTTTTTAGGGACAAATCCACTTAAAAATGGTCTTGAACTGTATTTAAACGCAGAATTTGTAACTCCAGAAAAAATGGCAGAAATTGAAAAGCGTTTTCAAAAGAATGCCTTTGTAGAAGAAGTATCTTATGACAAACCTCTAATTAGTTTATTGACAAAAAATATTCAAAAAATTAGTTTTTGGCTGCTCATTATCAGTGCTTTTTTTGGCTTGGTTTCTATGATTTTAATCAACAGTGCCATACGCCTTTCTGTATACTCAAAACGATTTAATATTAAAACCATGCAGATGGTTGGTGCCACAAAGAGCTTTATTAGAAAACCTTTTATTTGGCAAGCCATAAAACTTGGACTAATTGGTGCCCTTGTTGCCATTATTGGTTTAGGTCTTACCATTTACTACGCCAATCAATACATCCCGTCATTACATCTATTAAGTGATTACCTACTCCTAGCCTATTTATTTGGTGGTGTAGTTCTCGCTTCTTTTATTATAACTTGGTTAAGCACCTATTTGGCTACGCAACGCTTTTTAAATTTACAAACTGACGAATTATATTACTAA
- a CDS encoding NAD-dependent epimerase/dehydratase family protein gives MSDTILIIGACGQIGTELTQKLREIYGNQQVIASDIREGNDEMKRSGPFEILDATDKEGILKTVQKHQVTQVYLMAAMLSATAEQHPQKAWELNMNSLLAVLELAKEKHIKQVYWPSSIAAFGPTSPKVQTPQKTIMEPSTVYGISKLAGEHWCNYYHEKFGVDVRSLRYPGIISWKTKPGGGTTDYAVDIYFKALEEQKYECFLTEETRLPMMYMQDAIAATIQIMQADAEKIKNRTSYNLAAMSFTPKEIAAAIQKEIPEFTISYKADFRQQIADSWPQIIDDSDARNDWGWQQHFDLDAMTKDMLKNLS, from the coding sequence ATGAGTGACACCATTTTAATTATCGGTGCCTGTGGGCAAATTGGAACAGAATTGACCCAAAAACTAAGAGAAATCTACGGAAATCAACAGGTAATCGCTTCGGATATAAGAGAAGGAAATGATGAGATGAAACGTTCAGGTCCTTTTGAGATCCTAGACGCTACCGATAAAGAAGGAATCTTAAAAACCGTTCAAAAACACCAAGTTACACAAGTTTATTTAATGGCTGCAATGCTTTCTGCTACGGCTGAACAGCATCCTCAAAAAGCATGGGAGCTCAATATGAATTCTCTCTTAGCAGTTTTAGAATTGGCCAAAGAAAAACATATTAAACAGGTCTATTGGCCAAGCTCAATAGCAGCATTCGGACCTACTTCTCCAAAAGTACAAACACCACAAAAAACCATCATGGAACCTAGCACTGTTTATGGAATCAGCAAGTTAGCTGGAGAACACTGGTGTAATTACTATCATGAAAAATTTGGGGTTGATGTTAGAAGTTTACGTTACCCAGGAATCATTAGTTGGAAAACCAAGCCAGGAGGAGGGACTACAGATTACGCAGTTGATATTTACTTTAAAGCACTAGAAGAACAAAAATACGAGTGTTTTTTAACAGAGGAAACTCGTTTACCGATGATGTATATGCAAGACGCCATTGCTGCGACCATTCAGATTATGCAAGCAGATGCAGAGAAAATAAAAAATAGAACCTCTTATAATTTAGCAGCGATGAGTTTTACTCCTAAAGAAATTGCAGCAGCCATACAAAAGGAGATACCAGAGTTTACAATTTCATATAAAGCAGATTTTAGGCAACAAATAGCAGATAGCTGGCCGCAAATAATTGATGACAGTGATGCTAGAAACGATTGGGGTTGGCAACAGCACTTTGATTTGGATGCCATGACCAAAGACATGTTAAAAAATTTGAGCTAA
- the rbfA gene encoding 30S ribosome-binding factor RbfA, whose amino-acid sequence MEETNRQKKIAGVIQKDLVDVLQKAAQDGMQGTIISVSKVTVTTDLSIAKVYLSVFPSEKRDELVKGIQSNTSLIRHELAKRTRNQLRRMPELSFFGDDSLDYIENIDKSLRGEDPNPIQNPEVLPRRQKR is encoded by the coding sequence ATGGAAGAAACAAACAGACAGAAAAAAATCGCAGGAGTCATTCAAAAAGACTTGGTAGATGTGCTTCAGAAAGCAGCACAAGACGGAATGCAAGGGACTATTATTTCGGTTTCTAAGGTAACCGTAACTACAGATTTGAGCATTGCTAAGGTGTATTTAAGTGTTTTTCCATCAGAAAAAAGAGATGAGTTGGTTAAGGGAATCCAATCCAATACTTCACTCATTAGACATGAATTGGCTAAAAGAACCAGAAATCAATTAAGAAGAATGCCTGAGCTTTCTTTTTTTGGTGATGATTCTTTAGACTATATAGAAAATATAGATAAATCCTTACGAGGAGAAGATCCAAATCCGATTCAAAACCCAGAGGTTTTACCAAGACGACAAAAAAGGTAA
- the mce gene encoding methylmalonyl-CoA epimerase encodes MDKIEHIGIAVKDLEKSNGVFAALFGKAHYKTETVESEGVKTSFFEVGPNKIELLEATKPDSPIAKFIDKKGEGIHHIAFAVSDIQAEMDRLQKEGFILLNKEPKLGADNKLVAFLHPKSTNGVLIELCQERP; translated from the coding sequence ATGGATAAAATAGAACATATTGGAATTGCCGTTAAAGATTTGGAGAAGTCTAACGGAGTTTTTGCAGCCTTATTTGGCAAAGCACATTACAAAACAGAAACTGTAGAAAGCGAAGGTGTTAAGACTTCGTTTTTTGAAGTAGGCCCTAATAAAATTGAGCTACTAGAGGCCACCAAACCCGATAGCCCAATTGCAAAATTTATAGATAAAAAAGGAGAAGGTATTCATCATATTGCCTTTGCTGTTTCTGATATACAGGCAGAAATGGATCGCCTACAAAAGGAAGGTTTTATCCTGTTAAATAAAGAACCAAAACTAGGAGCTGATAACAAATTGGTTGCTTTTTTACACCCAAAAAGCACAAATGGTGTGCTGATAGAATTGTGCCAAGAACGTCCATAA